From Deinococcus aquaticus, one genomic window encodes:
- a CDS encoding 2Fe-2S iron-sulfur cluster-binding protein: protein MITVQVEGFGEIQARSGERLVLALERGGVDVLHRCGGVARCTTCRVSFQEGEPSAMTAAEFDKLTEKDLIGQARLSCQIECAPGMSVTPLQTAASTGLEPGKAPAEEIEPEPVWSTRPGASTEG from the coding sequence ATGATCACGGTGCAGGTGGAGGGGTTCGGGGAGATTCAGGCGCGCAGCGGCGAACGGCTGGTGCTGGCGCTGGAGCGCGGCGGCGTGGATGTCCTGCACCGTTGCGGCGGCGTGGCGCGCTGCACGACCTGCCGCGTCAGCTTTCAGGAGGGAGAGCCGAGCGCCATGACGGCCGCCGAGTTCGACAAACTGACCGAGAAGGACCTGATCGGGCAGGCGCGCCTGTCCTGCCAGATCGAGTGCGCGCCCGGCATGAGCGTCACGCCGCTTCAGACGGCGGCCAGCACGGGACTGGAGCCCGGCAAGGCCCCCGCCGAGGAGATCGAACCGGAACCCGTCTGGAGTACCCGGCCCGGCGCGTCCACCGAGGGCTGA
- a CDS encoding 5-formyltetrahydrofolate cyclo-ligase, translated as MTRPDPPADLPSKAAWRAWARATRAELPDVSGEVVAGLRVFLRSVGARRVLAYRALPGEPDVAALHGEFELLTTRARFRPVPRLTLHAWESATELSRFGALQPPPGAPGVPLSSVDVVLLPALAFDVRGVRLGYGGGFYDRLLPGFAGVTVGVTARALVAARLPRDAHDCPAAWLATEEGVTTALTGP; from the coding sequence GTGACCCGACCCGATCCACCCGCCGACCTGCCCAGCAAGGCTGCCTGGAGGGCATGGGCGCGGGCCACGCGGGCGGAGTTGCCGGACGTGTCGGGTGAGGTCGTGGCGGGCCTGCGGGTGTTCCTGCGGTCGGTGGGGGCGCGGCGGGTGCTGGCGTACCGGGCGTTGCCGGGTGAGCCGGACGTGGCGGCCCTGCACGGCGAGTTCGAGCTACTGACCACCCGTGCCCGCTTTCGCCCCGTGCCGAGATTGACGCTGCACGCGTGGGAGTCGGCGACGGAACTCAGCCGGTTCGGGGCGCTGCAACCGCCGCCCGGCGCGCCGGGGGTGCCGCTGTCGTCGGTGGATGTGGTGCTGCTGCCGGCGCTGGCGTTCGACGTGCGGGGTGTGCGGTTGGGGTACGGGGGCGGGTTTTACGACCGCCTGCTGCCGGGTTTTGCGGGGGTGACGGTGGGCGTGACGGCGCGGGCGCTGGTGGCAGCGCGCCTGCCGCGTGACGCGCACGACTGCCCGGCCGCGTGGCTGGCGACCGAGGAGGGCGTCACGACGGCCCTGACTGGCCCGTAG
- a CDS encoding DUF4394 domain-containing protein — MKKVALLTLISTVALASCNMNRTPDAPTGQLAYGLSNDGKLVTFGLGNPDASYVKTDITGLGTDTLVDLDVRNTDGLLYGVTASGKIYKISTENGAATVDSTITGATVVGVDFNPAANRLRVIGTNDTNFRHTLVSTPVPNAPVPAGTTADGTFAPYPTGDTNAGKNPNLVAAAYTNSFDATGKTAPTTTALFTIDADLDILVAHPAIGAPQFNTLQTVGTLGVNVMEGMTGFDIAGANSAYLSSVSGNDTNLYTVNLTSGAATALSGKLSGVKLKSLALKLAAQ, encoded by the coding sequence ATGAAAAAAGTTGCCCTGCTCACCCTGATCTCCACCGTCGCCCTCGCCTCCTGCAACATGAACCGCACGCCCGACGCCCCCACCGGCCAGCTCGCCTACGGCCTGAGCAACGACGGCAAACTCGTGACTTTCGGCCTGGGCAACCCCGACGCCAGCTACGTGAAGACGGACATCACGGGCCTGGGCACCGACACCCTGGTGGACCTGGACGTGCGCAACACCGACGGCCTGCTGTACGGCGTGACTGCCAGCGGCAAGATCTACAAGATCAGCACCGAGAACGGCGCGGCGACGGTGGACAGCACCATCACCGGCGCCACGGTGGTCGGGGTTGACTTCAACCCGGCCGCCAACCGCCTGCGCGTCATCGGCACGAACGACACCAACTTCCGCCACACGCTGGTTAGTACCCCGGTGCCCAATGCACCTGTGCCCGCTGGCACCACCGCTGACGGAACGTTCGCCCCTTACCCCACGGGTGACACGAACGCGGGCAAGAACCCCAATCTCGTAGCCGCCGCGTACACCAACTCGTTCGACGCCACCGGCAAGACTGCCCCCACCACGACGGCTCTGTTCACCATTGACGCCGATCTCGACATTCTGGTCGCGCACCCGGCCATCGGAGCGCCTCAGTTCAACACCCTTCAGACCGTCGGTACCCTCGGCGTGAACGTGATGGAAGGCATGACCGGCTTCGACATCGCCGGGGCCAACAGCGCGTACCTGAGCAGCGTGTCGGGCAACGACACCAACCTGTACACCGTGAACCTGACCAGCGGCGCCGCTACTGCCCTGAGCGGCAAACTGAGCGGCGTCAAGCTCAAGTCCCTCGCGCTGAAACTCGCCGCGCAGTAA
- the nucS gene encoding endonuclease NucS: MDSAACALCCPARAAHLPMLIDSLTHPTPDALLTFLRAQLHARVTLHLAGEVEVLYAGRATSMAEAGDRLLLLKPDGSLQVHGPRGVKPVNWQPRTDHLSAELEDGCVVLHAERRSPAEVVRVRVIGCAQVTALHLGDEALFLLQGSEAQMQAALARTPDLIEPGLSVLNRELLVGVGGIDLYARDAQGRFVVVELKRGKAGHEAVHQLARYVQAVREQVPGTVRGILAAPDITVPALKVAQAAGLEYVKVEALPQVPEEALQPTLF; the protein is encoded by the coding sequence TTGGATTCAGCTGCGTGCGCGCTATGCTGCCCGGCGCGCGCCGCGCACCTGCCCATGCTGATCGACTCCCTGACCCACCCGACCCCGGACGCCCTGCTGACCTTCCTGCGCGCTCAACTGCACGCCCGCGTGACCCTGCACCTGGCGGGTGAGGTCGAGGTGCTGTACGCCGGGCGGGCGACCAGCATGGCCGAGGCCGGGGACCGCCTGCTGCTGCTCAAGCCTGACGGGTCTTTGCAGGTGCACGGGCCCCGCGGCGTGAAACCCGTGAACTGGCAGCCGCGCACCGATCACCTGAGCGCTGAACTGGAAGACGGGTGCGTGGTGCTGCACGCCGAGCGCCGCAGTCCCGCCGAGGTGGTGCGGGTGCGCGTGATCGGGTGCGCGCAGGTCACGGCCCTGCACCTGGGCGACGAGGCGTTGTTCCTGCTTCAGGGCAGCGAGGCGCAGATGCAGGCGGCGCTGGCCCGCACACCGGACCTGATCGAACCGGGCCTGAGCGTCCTGAACCGCGAACTGCTGGTCGGGGTGGGCGGCATCGACCTGTATGCCCGGGACGCGCAGGGCCGCTTCGTGGTCGTGGAACTCAAGCGCGGCAAGGCCGGTCACGAGGCCGTGCATCAACTGGCCCGGTACGTGCAGGCCGTGCGGGAACAGGTGCCCGGCACCGTGCGCGGCATCCTCGCGGCGCCCGACATCACCGTCCCGGCCCTGAAGGTCGCGCAGGCCGCCGGACTGGAGTACGTGAAAGTCGAGGCGCTTCCCCAGGTGCCCGAGGAAGCGCTACAACCCACGTTGTTCTGA
- the hisIE gene encoding bifunctional phosphoribosyl-AMP cyclohydrolase/phosphoribosyl-ATP diphosphatase HisIE — protein MTTPDTLSLDALNFDPQTGLIPVVTQDARSGAVLMQAYADRAAVERTLDTREATYYSRSRQEQWVKGATSGHTQQVVDVQADCDADSLLYRVVQTGPACHTGAYSCYHQPLLTTQAPQAGLDGTLDRVFATITERLATLPENSYVARLHAGGLDRVLKKISEESGEVLLAAKNHDRAELATEVADLLFHTLFAMAEVGVSPADVAAVLHEREGKTGLKGPKEVG, from the coding sequence ATGACCACCCCCGACACCCTGAGCCTTGACGCCCTGAACTTCGACCCGCAGACCGGCCTGATCCCGGTCGTCACGCAGGACGCCCGCAGCGGCGCCGTGCTGATGCAGGCGTACGCCGACCGCGCCGCCGTCGAGCGCACCCTGGACACCCGCGAGGCCACCTACTACAGCCGCTCCCGGCAGGAGCAGTGGGTGAAAGGCGCGACCAGTGGCCACACCCAGCAGGTCGTGGACGTGCAGGCCGACTGCGACGCCGACAGCCTGCTGTACCGCGTCGTGCAGACCGGCCCCGCCTGCCATACCGGCGCGTACTCCTGCTACCACCAGCCGCTACTGACCACCCAGGCCCCCCAGGCCGGGCTGGACGGCACGCTGGACCGCGTGTTTGCCACCATCACCGAGCGCCTTGCCACGCTGCCCGAGAACAGTTACGTGGCCCGCCTGCACGCCGGAGGCCTGGACCGCGTGCTGAAGAAGATCAGCGAGGAAAGCGGCGAGGTCCTGCTGGCCGCCAAGAACCACGACCGCGCCGAACTGGCCACCGAGGTCGCCGACCTGCTGTTCCACACCCTGTTCGCCATGGCCGAGGTCGGCGTCTCGCCCGCCGACGTGGCTGCCGTGCTGCACGAACGCGAGGGGAAAACCGGCCTGAAAGGCCCGAAAGAAGTGGGCTGA
- the hisF gene encoding imidazole glycerol phosphate synthase subunit HisF yields the protein MLTKRIIPCLDVQSGRVVKNVRFFEDHRDAGDPLVLAQAYEAQQADELVFYDITATHEGRSLMLDVAARVAEQVMMPLTIGGGVNHLSDFRQLLMAGADKISVNSGAVTRPELIREASDHHGAQCVMLSIDAKRRPDGQGWNVYRAGGRVDTGLDLIEWAVRGQELGAGEICLNIMDADGTRAGFDLGATRTVARALDIPVIASGGAGKLEDFRDVLRGGEDGGWADAALAASVFHFGELTVPQVKAYLKGEGLPVRPDWHDTHL from the coding sequence ATGTTGACCAAGCGCATCATTCCCTGCCTGGACGTGCAGAGCGGCCGCGTGGTGAAGAACGTCCGGTTCTTCGAGGACCACCGCGACGCCGGGGACCCCCTGGTACTGGCCCAGGCGTACGAGGCGCAGCAGGCCGACGAACTGGTGTTCTACGACATCACCGCCACGCACGAGGGCCGCAGTCTGATGCTGGACGTCGCGGCGCGCGTGGCCGAGCAGGTCATGATGCCCCTGACCATCGGGGGCGGCGTGAACCACCTCTCGGACTTCCGGCAACTGCTGATGGCCGGCGCGGACAAGATCAGCGTGAACAGCGGCGCTGTGACCCGCCCCGAATTGATCCGCGAGGCCAGCGACCACCACGGCGCGCAGTGCGTGATGCTGAGCATCGACGCCAAACGTCGCCCGGACGGCCAGGGCTGGAACGTGTACCGCGCCGGTGGGCGCGTGGATACCGGCCTGGACCTGATCGAGTGGGCCGTGCGCGGCCAGGAACTCGGCGCGGGCGAGATCTGCCTGAACATCATGGACGCCGACGGCACCCGCGCCGGCTTCGACCTGGGGGCGACCCGCACGGTGGCCCGCGCGCTGGACATTCCCGTGATCGCGTCCGGCGGGGCCGGGAAACTCGAGGACTTCCGGGACGTGCTGCGCGGCGGCGAGGACGGCGGCTGGGCCGACGCGGCGCTGGCCGCCAGCGTCTTTCACTTCGGAGAACTGACCGTCCCGCAGGTCAAGGCGTACCTGAAAGGCGAGGGGCTGCCCGTGCGGCCCGACTGGCACGACACGCACCTCTGA
- a CDS encoding response regulator produces the protein MNTRRILLIDDNPNDVELALTALDETPAGPGGHEVSVASSGPEAIALLEQARVRGTLPDLILLDLKMPHMDGIAVLDAIRANAALRGIPVVMLTTSGEGRDIRESYAHGASAYVIKPMDFTQFRDAMRTIQAFWTTLNRPPSLNG, from the coding sequence GTGAATACCCGCAGGATCCTGCTTATCGACGACAACCCCAACGACGTGGAACTCGCCCTGACCGCCCTCGACGAAACTCCGGCCGGTCCCGGCGGCCACGAGGTCAGTGTCGCCAGCAGCGGCCCGGAAGCCATCGCTCTGCTCGAACAGGCCCGCGTGCGAGGCACGCTGCCCGACCTGATCCTGCTGGACCTGAAAATGCCGCACATGGACGGCATCGCCGTGCTCGACGCCATCCGCGCCAACGCCGCGCTGCGCGGCATTCCGGTCGTCATGCTCACCACCAGCGGCGAGGGCCGCGACATCCGCGAATCCTACGCGCACGGCGCCAGCGCCTACGTCATCAAACCCATGGACTTCACGCAGTTCCGGGACGCCATGCGCACCATCCAAGCCTTCTGGACCACCCTGAACCGCCCCCCCAGCCTCAACGGCTGA
- a CDS encoding transposase, with amino-acid sequence MNPKNARARRLYSDILTCFSRKQHRDSFQVFLDLLLDGSGRPLPTRATVKSPSAISRFLNHTIWDLRTLCRFMRQAALQLFNDTWKHAPHQRPRVEFLVDLTSLEKAGKFPGLSDWMHVLNAVNGVHLVVLYICCGDLKLPWAFQIWRGKGTSSPAALALKLLRTVPPVMLQGKRRPRLHADGGFESAEFIEAVLEREIDIVIGVRRNRTLANGTPIHELMTRGYKAQLQGLKPTMYVSWAWLYRNKEPEQRFVMSNINLGGKYLARVGKRRWRIEGFFKTIKGRFGLERFAQHSKTGVMRWWCLSGLAYLLCHLADQDVPPRPPGTWPDWGALARTVRFSFIPEVRRRALQLELAELDAFQDALSAPAP; translated from the coding sequence GTGAACCCAAAGAATGCACGTGCCAGACGGCTCTATTCTGACATCCTCACCTGCTTTTCGCGCAAACAACATCGCGATTCCTTTCAGGTCTTCCTGGACCTCCTCCTCGACGGTTCCGGTCGTCCCCTGCCCACTCGCGCAACCGTCAAATCGCCCTCCGCGATCAGTCGATTCCTCAACCACACGATCTGGGATCTCCGGACACTCTGCCGCTTCATGCGCCAGGCTGCACTCCAGCTCTTCAATGACACCTGGAAACATGCTCCACACCAGCGTCCCCGGGTCGAATTCCTGGTCGACCTGACCAGCCTCGAAAAGGCAGGAAAGTTCCCCGGACTCTCCGACTGGATGCACGTCCTGAACGCCGTGAACGGCGTTCACCTGGTCGTCCTGTACATCTGCTGTGGAGACCTGAAGCTCCCCTGGGCCTTTCAGATCTGGCGTGGAAAAGGCACGTCCTCACCCGCCGCGTTAGCCCTCAAACTGCTCCGCACTGTTCCACCCGTCATGCTTCAGGGGAAGCGCCGCCCCCGTCTGCATGCAGACGGGGGCTTCGAAAGTGCGGAGTTCATTGAGGCCGTCCTGGAAAGAGAAATAGACATCGTGATTGGTGTCCGGCGCAACAGAACACTCGCGAATGGGACACCCATTCACGAGCTGATGACCCGCGGGTACAAGGCACAACTCCAGGGTCTGAAACCCACCATGTACGTCTCGTGGGCATGGCTATACCGGAACAAAGAGCCAGAGCAGCGCTTCGTCATGTCGAACATCAACCTGGGCGGCAAGTACCTGGCCAGAGTCGGGAAACGCCGCTGGCGGATCGAGGGCTTCTTCAAGACCATCAAGGGGCGGTTCGGCCTGGAGCGGTTCGCGCAGCACAGCAAAACAGGTGTGATGCGGTGGTGGTGTCTCTCAGGGCTGGCGTATCTGCTCTGCCACTTGGCGGATCAGGATGTGCCGCCCAGACCACCGGGAACATGGCCAGATTGGGGAGCGTTAGCGAGAACCGTTCGGTTCTCGTTTATCCCAGAAGTGCGTCGTAGAGCGCTTCAACTGGAACTCGCCGAGCTTGATGCCTTCCAGGACGCACTTTCTGCTCCCGCCCCCTAA
- a CDS encoding DUF72 domain-containing protein, with protein sequence MRVYIGCGGYSNDDWTEQGLIYEGVRKDDYLATYARHFDAAELNSSFYAIPGLKAFEGMARKSGGRVRFTVKLHRVFTHDRAPTDADFDRMLQSPEPLREAGVMGPYLAQFPFSFHRTPANRRYLGQLAERFAGHELAVEMRHEGWDRPEVREGMAERGLIWVSPDYPPAGGLPEPQLHVTGDVGYLRLHGRNAGSWWEGQSAAERHDYRYSRAEMDEWAQKIALAADDLSELYVLFENTTTYRSQKGELNIFRQIRTFQLLMAERFGYQPPEGASELAHYDYPQTLGL encoded by the coding sequence ATGCGCGTGTACATTGGCTGCGGCGGCTACAGCAACGACGACTGGACAGAACAGGGCCTGATCTACGAGGGCGTCCGCAAGGACGACTACCTCGCCACCTACGCCCGGCATTTCGACGCCGCCGAACTGAACAGCTCCTTCTACGCCATTCCCGGCCTGAAAGCCTTCGAGGGCATGGCCCGCAAGAGCGGCGGCCGGGTGCGCTTCACCGTGAAACTCCACCGGGTCTTCACGCACGACCGCGCGCCCACCGACGCCGACTTTGACCGCATGCTCCAGAGCCCCGAACCGCTGCGGGAGGCGGGCGTCATGGGCCCCTACCTCGCGCAGTTCCCGTTCTCGTTTCACCGCACGCCCGCCAACCGCCGCTACCTGGGCCAGCTGGCCGAACGCTTCGCCGGGCACGAACTGGCCGTCGAGATGCGCCATGAGGGCTGGGACCGCCCGGAAGTCCGCGAAGGCATGGCCGAGCGCGGCCTGATCTGGGTCAGCCCCGACTACCCGCCCGCCGGAGGCCTGCCCGAACCGCAGCTGCACGTCACCGGCGACGTGGGCTATCTGCGCCTGCACGGCCGCAACGCCGGCAGCTGGTGGGAAGGGCAGAGCGCCGCCGAACGCCACGACTACCGCTACAGCCGCGCCGAAATGGACGAGTGGGCCCAGAAGATCGCCCTGGCCGCCGACGACCTGAGCGAACTGTACGTCCTGTTCGAGAACACCACTACTTACAGGTCACAGAAGGGTGAACTTAACATCTTCCGTCAGATACGCACTTTCCAGCTCCTTATGGCTGAAAGATTCGGCTACCAGCCCCCTGAAGGTGCCTCAGAGCTAGCGCACTATGACTACCCCCAGACCCTAGGGCTGTAG
- the tnpC gene encoding IS66 family transposase produces MSTGATEKDLFEIIRRQSEQIDQLIAENKALKAEIARLKKRIEELERRERKYAAPFSREKRTADPKSPGRRPGEGTFAHKASPTPEQITATVEVDTPNTCPRCGFTGLLIFTRQDKAWVTELVPQNAMQITEYHVPVMECPQCHHAMRGDHPDLKADQVGATAHRLGPVLHATLQTLHHELGLPVRRIGRVMDLLGGLQITQGAITQAAQRLAADGSALAAHVDALQTQIQQAPYVHHDDTGWRVGAQNAWVGAFRSADTVLFRANLRHTNVEVREGLGHNFAGVLISDRFSSYDSRFLQDVRQQKCLAHLIRNADEVAAVLQRQPGRGELYGQRVAQVFRDGIRLHQDVTTGVCTREDYAQQGEVLTLRLDALLNRAPLKSKANERLRLGILKQSVLDRLWRFLKDPDIPPTNNAAERSLRTVVMARKVSQCSKNAVGAQTYMRIKSTVETARLRGQDPVAVLTGLMR; encoded by the coding sequence ATGAGCACTGGGGCGACTGAGAAGGATCTCTTCGAGATCATCCGTCGTCAGTCCGAGCAGATCGACCAGTTGATCGCCGAGAACAAAGCCCTCAAAGCGGAAATCGCCCGCCTGAAGAAGCGCATCGAGGAACTCGAACGGCGGGAACGCAAGTACGCCGCCCCCTTCAGCCGGGAGAAGCGCACCGCCGATCCCAAATCACCAGGACGCCGTCCTGGTGAAGGCACTTTCGCGCACAAGGCCTCACCCACGCCAGAGCAGATCACGGCCACCGTAGAGGTCGACACGCCCAACACCTGTCCTCGATGTGGGTTCACGGGCCTGCTGATCTTCACCCGTCAGGACAAGGCCTGGGTCACGGAACTCGTCCCCCAGAACGCCATGCAGATCACCGAGTATCACGTGCCCGTTATGGAGTGCCCGCAGTGTCACCACGCGATGCGTGGTGACCATCCTGATCTGAAAGCCGATCAGGTCGGTGCGACTGCCCACCGACTCGGTCCCGTCCTGCACGCCACCCTTCAGACCCTGCATCACGAGCTGGGCCTGCCGGTCCGCCGCATCGGTCGGGTCATGGACCTCCTCGGCGGCCTCCAGATCACGCAGGGTGCGATCACGCAAGCCGCACAGCGGCTTGCAGCTGACGGCAGCGCCCTGGCGGCCCACGTCGACGCGCTGCAGACACAGATCCAGCAGGCGCCCTACGTGCATCACGACGACACCGGCTGGCGGGTCGGCGCCCAGAACGCCTGGGTAGGCGCCTTCCGCAGCGCGGACACCGTGCTGTTCCGCGCGAACCTGCGGCACACCAACGTGGAAGTCCGGGAAGGTCTGGGGCACAACTTCGCCGGCGTGCTGATCAGCGACCGCTTCTCCTCGTACGACAGCCGCTTCCTGCAGGACGTCCGGCAGCAGAAGTGCCTGGCGCACCTGATCCGCAACGCGGATGAGGTTGCCGCTGTTCTCCAGCGGCAACCCGGGCGAGGAGAACTGTATGGGCAACGGGTCGCGCAGGTGTTCCGGGACGGCATCCGACTGCACCAGGACGTGACGACGGGCGTGTGTACGCGAGAGGACTACGCGCAGCAGGGTGAGGTACTCACCCTGCGTCTGGACGCCCTGCTGAACCGGGCACCACTGAAGTCGAAGGCAAACGAGCGACTTCGACTGGGAATCCTGAAGCAGAGCGTACTGGATCGGTTGTGGCGGTTCCTGAAGGACCCGGACATTCCACCGACGAACAACGCAGCGGAACGGAGCCTGCGGACGGTGGTGATGGCGAGGAAGGTCTCGCAGTGCAGCAAGAACGCGGTGGGTGCGCAGACGTACATGCGGATCAAGTCCACCGTGGAGACCGCGCGGTTGCGCGGTCAGGACCCCGTCGCGGTCCTGACCGGCCTGATGCGCTGA